From Miscanthus floridulus cultivar M001 chromosome 15, ASM1932011v1, whole genome shotgun sequence, the proteins below share one genomic window:
- the LOC136507723 gene encoding glycine-rich protein DOT1-like codes for MVVGISFSPPLFSLPLLLSSSKCSLHGQQGRTGPAGGRAGPVGDALAARVGHRRAWTGARGADRGCAGRGGGPPAGVAGGAQGRPGTHWPPGGPPAGVAGGARGRPGTVEVGDNVALTTTRAGLLLRRRGDGAGAGYGGAGMGRGPPLVARGRCGGRLRRRGDGAGAGERLRQWREEGMRGASNIGIE; via the exons ATGGTCGTCGGCATCTCCTtctcccctcctctcttctcccttcctcttctcctGTCCTCCTCCAAATGCTCTCTACACGGCCAGCAGGGGCGCACGGGGCCAGCCGGGGGGCGTGCGGGGCCGGTCGGGGATGCGCTGGCCGCGAGGGTGGGCCACCGGCGGGCGTGGACAGGGGCACGCGGGGCCGACCGGGGATGCGCTGGCCGCGGGGGTGGGCCACCGGCGGGCGTGGCCGGGGGCGCGCAGGGCCGGCCGGGGACGCATTGGCCGCCGGGTGGGCCACCGGCGGGTGTGGCCGGGGGCGCGCGGGGCCGGCCAGGGACGGTCGAGGTGGGGGACAACGTGGCCCTGACGACGACGCGGGCCGGGCTGCTGCTCCGGCGGCGTGGGGACGGGGCGGGGGCGGGCTACGGCGGCGCGGGGATGGGGCGGGGGCCACCTTTGGTGGCGCGGGGACGGTGCGGGGGCAGGCTACGGCGGCGCGGTGATGGGGCTGGGGCGGGGGAGAGGCTGCGTCAGTGGCGAGAGGAAGGGATGAGGG gtgcatcgaatattggaattgagtga